The following are encoded in a window of Deltaproteobacteria bacterium genomic DNA:
- the rodA gene encoding rod shape-determining protein RodA produces the protein MKFDRRLFFNFDWTLFFLILIISCIGLLNIYSAGYSLDNFRQETLYIKQAQWIIISLLLIGIIICIDYRFICRFAYVIYAVSILLLIVVALYGYATHGSQRWIAIGGFFFQPSELVKLTIIIALAKYFDDHMIERSYRLRELLIPFCIVLIPFLFILKQPDLGTALILIILFLSMAFFIGIEWKSLMLAFASGVLLVPISWLLLKDYQKERIMTFFDPENDPLGSGYHIIQSIIAIGSGGIFGKGYLKGTQTQLKFLPVQQTDFVFSVFAEEWGFLGGLILIIMFSVLILWCLKIALQSRDLLGMLISFGITMLIFWEVFINVGMVLGILPVVGIPMPFFSYGGSSMIVLMTAMGFLLNISMRRFILHP, from the coding sequence ATGAAATTTGACCGCCGATTATTTTTCAATTTTGATTGGACCCTGTTCTTTCTTATACTGATCATAAGTTGTATCGGTCTTTTAAACATTTACAGTGCAGGTTACAGCCTGGATAATTTCAGGCAGGAGACCCTTTATATCAAACAGGCTCAATGGATAATTATCAGCCTTCTATTAATAGGGATTATCATTTGTATTGATTATCGATTCATCTGTCGATTCGCCTATGTAATCTATGCGGTCTCTATCCTTCTTCTGATAGTGGTTGCACTATACGGGTATGCCACCCACGGATCCCAACGCTGGATTGCCATAGGAGGATTTTTTTTCCAGCCTTCAGAGTTAGTAAAATTGACAATCATAATCGCACTGGCAAAATATTTTGATGACCACATGATAGAGAGAAGCTACAGACTAAGAGAACTGCTTATACCTTTTTGTATCGTATTGATCCCTTTTCTGTTTATTCTGAAGCAACCTGATCTCGGCACGGCATTAATTCTTATCATTCTCTTTTTATCCATGGCCTTTTTCATAGGTATAGAATGGAAATCACTTATGTTGGCTTTCGCCAGCGGTGTACTCCTGGTTCCCATTTCCTGGCTTCTTTTGAAAGATTATCAAAAAGAAAGGATCATGACCTTTTTCGATCCGGAGAATGATCCCCTTGGTTCGGGATATCATATTATTCAATCCATAATTGCCATAGGTTCAGGAGGCATCTTTGGTAAAGGGTATTTGAAGGGAACCCAGACACAATTGAAATTTCTGCCGGTACAGCAGACAGATTTTGTTTTTTCTGTTTTTGCAGAGGAGTGGGGTTTCCTTGGAGGATTAATCCTGATAATCATGTTTTCCGTATTGATATTGTGGTGTTTGAAAATTGCGTTACAGTCGAGGGATCTTTTAGGAATGTTGATATCTTTCGGCATTACGATGCTTATCTTCTGGGAGGTGTTTATCAATGTCGGGATGGTGTTGGGTATTCTTCCCGTCGTCGGCATCCCAATGCCATTTTTTAGTTACGGAGGTTCTTCAATGATTGTCCTGATGACAGCCATGGGATTTTTATTGAATATCAGCATGAGAAGGTTTATTCTCCATCCATAA
- the atpG gene encoding ATP synthase F1 subunit gamma, with protein sequence MAALKDIRRKIVGVKKTKQITRAMNMVAASKLKAAQSRMENFRPYAMKFMEVLSSLALRVDASNSPLLAVREPKKIRVICMTSDRGLCGGFNTNLIKATERFIRDKAKEGKEIELIAVGRKGRDYFRKKAKLNKEFPDVFGKFDITLAVKISDEIIPSFEREEYDELYVIYNEFRNIAVQRPSVVRLFPLPPIGKDEDVDPNSRIDYIYEPSDEVLLDKLLTMYVHVLVFRALLETSAGENGARMVSMDNATKNCEEMIQSLTLKMNKARQSAITAELMDIVGGTEALAKS encoded by the coding sequence ATGGCCGCACTAAAGGACATTAGAAGAAAAATAGTTGGAGTAAAAAAAACAAAGCAGATCACCAGAGCCATGAATATGGTGGCCGCCTCGAAACTGAAAGCTGCACAGTCGAGGATGGAAAATTTCCGTCCCTATGCGATGAAATTCATGGAGGTACTCAGCAGCCTGGCGCTCCGTGTTGATGCCAGCAATAGCCCCCTCCTGGCAGTCAGAGAACCGAAAAAAATCAGGGTAATCTGTATGACTTCGGACAGAGGTCTCTGCGGAGGTTTCAATACCAACCTGATTAAAGCAACAGAAAGATTCATTCGGGACAAGGCCAAGGAAGGTAAAGAGATAGAATTGATTGCCGTAGGGAGGAAAGGTAGAGATTATTTCAGAAAAAAAGCGAAGCTAAACAAAGAGTTTCCCGATGTTTTTGGAAAATTCGATATAACCCTTGCTGTAAAAATATCCGATGAAATCATACCCTCCTTCGAACGGGAGGAATATGATGAATTGTATGTTATATACAATGAATTCAGGAATATAGCAGTACAAAGGCCTTCAGTCGTGAGGCTATTCCCCTTGCCCCCGATCGGGAAGGACGAAGATGTGGATCCCAACTCCAGAATTGATTACATTTATGAACCTTCCGATGAGGTTTTATTGGATAAGCTATTAACCATGTATGTACACGTTCTGGTCTTCAGAGCACTCTTAGAGACGTCCGCCGGAGAAAACGGCGCACGAATGGTCTCGATGGACAACGCAACAAAGAATTGCGAGGAAATGATCCAGAGCCTTACGTTAAAAATGAACAAAGCACGACAGTCTGCCATTACAGCTGAGCTGATGGATATTGTCGGCGGCACCGAGGCCCTGGCAAAAAGTTAA
- the atpD gene encoding F0F1 ATP synthase subunit beta, translating into MNIGTVVQVIGPVVDVAFDEGKLPEILNAIAITNPTIDETEDNLIIEVAQHLGDNVVRCIAMDITDGLVRGMKAKDLGTPIMAPVGPECLGRILNVVGRPVDGLGPVVAKNYSPIHRAAPAFIEQDTSVHVLETGVKVIDLLVPFPRGGKMGMFGGAGVGKTVVMMEMINNIAMHHGGISVFAGVGERTREGNDLYLEMKQSGVIKQAALIYGQMTEPPGARARVALTALTAAEYFRDVEGQDVLLFVDNIFRFTQAGSEVSALLGRMPSAVGYQPTLATDLGALQERITSTTKGSITAVQCVYVPADDLTDPAPATTFAHLDGTVVLSRPLTELGIYPAVDPLDSTSRILDPMVIGQEHYQVARQVQVTLQKYKDLQDIIAILGMDELSEDDKLTVSRARKVQRFLSQPFFVAAQFTGREGQFVSVAETVRGFKEILEGKHDDLPEQAFYMVGGIDMVVEAARKLSE; encoded by the coding sequence ATGAATATAGGAACGGTTGTGCAGGTAATAGGACCGGTAGTCGACGTGGCGTTTGATGAAGGAAAGCTCCCAGAGATCTTAAACGCTATCGCTATCACCAACCCCACGATTGATGAAACGGAAGATAATCTGATCATTGAGGTTGCCCAGCATCTGGGTGACAACGTTGTCAGATGCATCGCCATGGACATCACCGATGGTCTTGTCAGGGGTATGAAGGCGAAGGATCTAGGCACACCTATAATGGCCCCCGTTGGTCCGGAATGTCTGGGCAGGATTCTGAACGTTGTCGGCAGGCCAGTCGACGGTCTGGGACCCGTGGTGGCAAAAAATTACTCACCGATCCACCGGGCAGCACCGGCATTTATTGAACAGGATACATCTGTTCACGTTCTGGAAACAGGTGTCAAGGTTATCGATCTTCTCGTTCCCTTCCCCAGAGGTGGAAAGATGGGAATGTTCGGAGGGGCAGGCGTCGGTAAAACCGTTGTCATGATGGAGATGATCAACAACATCGCTATGCACCACGGTGGTATTTCCGTATTTGCAGGCGTCGGTGAAAGAACACGAGAGGGAAATGACCTCTACCTGGAAATGAAGCAATCGGGCGTCATCAAGCAGGCCGCCTTGATTTACGGCCAGATGACGGAACCCCCCGGAGCAAGGGCGAGGGTTGCCCTCACGGCTCTGACGGCAGCAGAGTACTTTAGAGACGTAGAAGGACAGGATGTTCTCCTCTTCGTAGACAATATATTCCGGTTTACTCAGGCCGGTTCAGAGGTTTCGGCTCTCCTTGGACGAATGCCTTCAGCCGTCGGTTACCAACCGACACTGGCGACAGACCTGGGCGCGCTGCAGGAACGCATTACTTCCACTACGAAAGGCTCTATTACCGCCGTCCAGTGCGTATACGTGCCCGCAGACGACCTTACAGACCCGGCTCCCGCAACGACCTTCGCGCATCTTGACGGAACGGTCGTTTTGTCGAGACCTCTCACGGAACTCGGTATTTATCCCGCCGTGGATCCCCTTGATTCGACATCCCGCATTCTTGATCCCATGGTCATAGGCCAGGAACATTATCAGGTTGCCCGGCAGGTACAGGTTACCTTGCAGAAATATAAGGACCTCCAGGACATTATCGCTATTTTAGGTATGGATGAGCTTTCGGAAGATGATAAATTAACCGTGAGCAGGGCAAGGAAAGTCCAGAGATTCTTGTCACAGCCCTTCTTCGTTGCTGCTCAGTTTACCGGCAGGGAAGGGCAATTCGTCTCCGTTGCTGAAACAGTAAGAGGTTTCAAGGAAATTCTTGAAGGAAAGCATGATGATCTGCCCGAACAGGCTTTCTACATGGTCGGCGGGATAGATATGGTTGTAGAGGCAGCGAGGAAACTGTCAGAGTAA
- a CDS encoding F0F1 ATP synthase subunit delta produces MIISNIAKRYARAFFGIAREDGLYEKYYLELTLFSSIIKESKDLKELLLNPVFGQDEKRAVVDSLLKKTDISNVTANFLRLLVDKRRIGILPDIESCYRKFMDDALKKIRVDVKTAFPLSAELSEKLQKRMEDLTGRKVEMAVSEDASLLGGIVVGVGDTLYDGSIKTQLHNVRNLLGEEI; encoded by the coding sequence TTGATAATCAGCAATATTGCGAAGCGCTATGCCCGGGCATTTTTTGGAATAGCCAGGGAAGATGGACTCTATGAAAAGTATTACCTTGAATTGACACTTTTTTCGTCCATCATTAAAGAAAGCAAAGATCTCAAGGAATTATTGTTAAACCCTGTTTTTGGTCAGGATGAAAAAAGAGCCGTTGTAGATTCGCTTCTGAAAAAGACTGATATATCGAATGTGACGGCAAACTTTTTAAGACTCCTGGTTGATAAGCGAAGAATCGGTATTCTTCCCGATATAGAAAGCTGTTACCGGAAATTTATGGATGATGCCCTGAAAAAAATAAGGGTTGATGTCAAAACAGCTTTCCCATTATCTGCTGAATTATCCGAAAAACTTCAGAAGCGTATGGAAGATTTAACCGGCAGAAAAGTTGAAATGGCGGTTTCAGAAGATGCCTCATTGTTGGGTGGCATTGTCGTAGGTGTAGGGGATACCCTCTACGATGGAAGTATAAAAACTCAACTGCATAATGTTAGGAATCTCTTAGGGGAGGAAATATAG
- a CDS encoding F0F1 ATP synthase subunit epsilon gives MADELMLEIVTPEKLAFSGKVEDVTIPGTEGEFGVLRGHAALLSSVDIGELNFTKENKKTFYALNTGYAEVTGDKVTILVETAERSDLIDKERAKRAKENAEGKLAKLSKDDVEFETIRIALARAIMRINVAEKS, from the coding sequence ATGGCTGATGAATTGATGTTGGAAATAGTCACACCTGAAAAATTAGCGTTCAGCGGTAAAGTGGAAGATGTAACGATACCCGGTACGGAGGGTGAATTCGGTGTGTTGAGAGGGCATGCGGCGCTTCTCAGCTCAGTCGACATCGGGGAGTTGAATTTCACCAAGGAAAATAAGAAAACGTTCTATGCATTGAATACGGGCTATGCTGAAGTTACAGGCGATAAAGTTACAATCCTGGTAGAAACCGCGGAAAGGTCGGATTTGATCGACAAGGAAAGGGCAAAAAGGGCAAAGGAAAACGCGGAAGGAAAACTAGCCAAGTTGTCCAAGGACGATGTGGAATTCGAAACCATCAGGATAGCCCTGGCCAGAGCCATCATGAGGATCAATGTAGCGGAGAAGTCGTAA
- a CDS encoding ATP synthase F0 subunit B: MISIDYTLWIQMGNFILLMLILNLLLYKPILGIIDKRKKQLQDTEEEIKRLNQSVEERMAAYEEKLRQAKMDAVEKKQEIIKKGAERAKSIIDAAKGEIPGMMEKFHGEMNREVDEARRTLTNQSKKISVEIAEKLLGRSLQ, translated from the coding sequence GTGATCAGCATTGATTATACACTTTGGATTCAGATGGGCAATTTCATTCTCTTGATGCTCATTTTAAATTTACTCCTCTACAAGCCGATACTCGGCATCATTGATAAAAGAAAAAAGCAACTACAGGATACTGAAGAAGAAATCAAGCGCCTCAACCAATCGGTTGAAGAAAGAATGGCGGCCTATGAGGAAAAGCTTCGCCAGGCAAAGATGGACGCTGTAGAGAAAAAGCAAGAGATTATAAAAAAAGGGGCCGAACGGGCAAAAAGCATCATTGATGCCGCGAAAGGCGAGATTCCCGGTATGATGGAAAAGTTTCACGGGGAGATGAACAGGGAAGTTGATGAGGCCAGACGTACTCTGACCAATCAGTCCAAGAAAATATCTGTCGAGATTGCCGAGAAACTGTTGGGAAGGAGTCTCCAATGA
- a CDS encoding polymer-forming cytoskeletal protein, with protein sequence MLSKKKDEGFKAFLGKGTEFTGKLIFSGAVCIEGNFNGEIFGGGTLTVGEGAHVEADINVGGILIYGDVLGQIEVQERIEIYPPGRVLGNVKTPIFIIKEGAVFEGTSRMDNSKLNKYKGDSKSIALEEENKE encoded by the coding sequence ATGCTAAGCAAGAAAAAAGATGAAGGATTCAAGGCATTTCTTGGAAAAGGAACAGAATTTACCGGGAAATTAATATTTAGCGGAGCTGTCTGCATTGAAGGTAACTTCAATGGCGAGATATTTGGTGGGGGAACCTTAACGGTAGGTGAAGGAGCACACGTTGAAGCTGACATAAACGTTGGAGGCATCTTGATTTACGGAGATGTCTTAGGACAGATTGAAGTTCAAGAAAGGATTGAAATTTATCCCCCGGGAAGGGTCCTGGGAAATGTAAAAACACCGATTTTCATAATAAAAGAGGGTGCAGTGTTCGAAGGGACTTCCAGAATGGACAACAGCAAGTTAAACAAATATAAAGGTGATAGTAAATCCATAGCCTTAGAAGAAGAGAACAAAGAATAA
- the atpA gene encoding F0F1 ATP synthase subunit alpha, producing MEKIRAEEISEIISKQIRDYEKKLDISEVGTVLSVGDGIARVYGVENAMAMELLEFPGGILGMVLNLESDNVGVAILGEVTHIKEGDIVKRTGRIAQVPVGEAVLGRVIDGTGAPIDGKGPIETTEFRRIEMIAPGVVQRQPVNTPMYTGIKAIDAMTPIGRGQRELIIGDRQIGKTAICVDAIIRQKDTGVKCIYVAIGQKKSTVAQVVENLRKHGAMPYTCVIAACASDPATLQYIAAYSGCSIGEYFRDRKQDALIIYDDLSKQAVAYRQISLLLRRPPGREAFPGDIFYNHSRLLERAARVSDDLGGGSLTALPIIETQAGDVSAYIPTNVISITDGQVYLEPSLFFSGVRPAINVGLSVSRVGGAAQVKAMKQVAGRLKLELAQFRELAAFAQFGSDLDKGTQAQLERGARLVEILKQPQFEPRSLSQQVAILFAGTRGFLDKYPVEKLKEYEPQLLSFIGSKYPEINREIDEKKEISPDLDKKISSALTEFDSVFVTG from the coding sequence ATGGAGAAAATCAGGGCAGAAGAAATAAGTGAAATCATCTCCAAACAGATTAGAGACTATGAGAAGAAACTGGACATAAGTGAAGTCGGAACAGTCCTGTCAGTGGGAGATGGTATTGCCAGGGTTTATGGCGTGGAAAATGCGATGGCCATGGAATTGTTGGAGTTCCCGGGTGGAATACTCGGCATGGTTCTCAATTTGGAATCCGACAATGTGGGTGTTGCCATTTTAGGAGAAGTTACCCATATCAAAGAAGGGGATATTGTAAAAAGAACGGGCAGGATCGCCCAGGTCCCTGTGGGAGAGGCGGTACTTGGCCGTGTCATTGATGGAACCGGCGCACCGATTGATGGCAAAGGTCCCATAGAGACAACCGAGTTTAGGAGAATAGAGATGATTGCCCCTGGCGTCGTTCAACGCCAGCCAGTCAACACGCCCATGTACACCGGCATCAAAGCGATCGACGCCATGACGCCAATCGGACGGGGTCAGAGAGAGCTTATTATTGGCGACAGGCAGATCGGGAAAACCGCGATTTGTGTAGACGCCATCATCAGACAGAAGGACACCGGCGTAAAGTGTATTTATGTTGCCATCGGCCAGAAGAAATCAACGGTGGCCCAGGTGGTGGAAAACCTGCGGAAGCATGGCGCCATGCCTTATACCTGTGTCATTGCGGCATGCGCCAGTGACCCGGCAACGCTTCAGTACATCGCGGCATACTCCGGGTGCAGTATCGGCGAATATTTCCGGGACAGGAAGCAGGATGCCCTGATCATCTACGATGACCTCTCCAAACAGGCGGTGGCTTACCGGCAGATTTCATTGCTTTTGAGAAGACCCCCCGGTCGAGAAGCCTTCCCGGGAGATATTTTCTACAACCACTCTCGATTGTTGGAACGCGCCGCTCGTGTGAGCGATGACCTCGGAGGCGGATCCCTTACGGCCCTTCCCATTATTGAGACCCAGGCAGGCGACGTATCCGCTTACATCCCGACAAACGTTATTTCCATCACAGACGGTCAGGTGTATCTCGAACCGAGTTTATTCTTTTCCGGTGTTCGGCCGGCGATCAATGTTGGTCTGTCGGTTTCGCGAGTCGGAGGCGCAGCCCAGGTAAAGGCAATGAAACAGGTGGCGGGGAGACTGAAACTTGAGCTTGCCCAGTTCCGTGAACTGGCAGCCTTTGCCCAGTTCGGAAGCGACTTGGACAAGGGAACACAGGCGCAGTTGGAACGAGGTGCGCGTCTGGTCGAAATCCTGAAACAGCCCCAGTTCGAGCCAAGGTCTCTGTCACAACAGGTTGCCATCCTGTTTGCCGGTACAAGGGGTTTCCTTGACAAATACCCAGTCGAGAAGCTGAAGGAGTATGAGCCGCAGCTCCTGAGTTTTATTGGAAGCAAGTACCCCGAGATCAACCGCGAGATTGATGAGAAAAAGGAGATCAGCCCGGACCTCGATAAGAAGATTAGTTCGGCATTGACGGAGTTTGATTCCGTGTTCGTCACCGGGTAA
- the mrdA gene encoding penicillin-binding protein 2: protein MHGQLNGHEPGNFRKKFKIAFAIVSIMLSLLIIRMWHLQVIRGDELTQRSENNSVRLRKIKPLRGLIMDTNGYVMVDNQPSFDIVFVPNHARNIHDVASKLKNLLAARDMALSMDIPSIGKKRWFPSVKLEKNISMEKLAIVEIHAADLPGVTVEVVPIRKYLGGEMMAHIIGYTGEISQEELEKDTSGDFSVGDIVGKDGLEKYLDQYLKGKSGAEQVEVNVFGKEIKVIGKIEPVSGYNVVLTIDSFLQKIAWDALKDKAGSVVVMDPRDGSVLALVSSPSFDPNLFNGGISFDDWEDLANDPSHPMGNRAISGQYPPGSTYKLFVAAAALEEGLITPDTSFTCNGSFELGNRTYRCWQKHGHGRVNLHRAIVESCDVYFYNLGKLIGVDKLAEYARGFGLGQFTGIDLPREKSGLIPTKQWKLSRFKEAWQMGETISIAIGQGFDLVTPIQLVNAYSALANGGTVYRPRIVRRIEMADGRVLKTFEPEQKARLPLSQKNIEILQYALWGVVNENGGTGHALMRKEADVCGKTGTSQVVGLPDNEKARKRKIISAKFRDHALFVCFAPYKNPEIAIAVIAENAGHGGSAAAPIARKIIDAYFEHKNSIHKKSQPLVAVNQRSQAGVYR from the coding sequence ATGCACGGACAGTTAAACGGGCATGAACCCGGCAATTTCAGAAAGAAGTTCAAGATAGCATTTGCTATCGTTTCTATTATGCTGTCTCTTCTGATTATAAGGATGTGGCATCTTCAGGTTATTCGTGGAGATGAATTAACACAGAGATCAGAAAATAACAGCGTACGCCTCAGAAAAATAAAACCACTGAGGGGATTGATCATGGACACCAACGGGTATGTCATGGTGGATAACCAGCCCTCCTTTGATATTGTATTCGTTCCAAACCATGCCAGAAATATCCATGATGTGGCGTCCAAATTAAAAAATTTATTAGCGGCAAGAGACATGGCGCTATCGATGGACATACCTTCTATAGGAAAGAAAAGGTGGTTCCCGTCGGTGAAACTTGAAAAAAACATAAGTATGGAAAAACTGGCTATCGTCGAAATCCATGCTGCTGATCTGCCTGGTGTAACCGTTGAGGTCGTCCCTATCAGAAAATACCTTGGTGGAGAAATGATGGCCCACATTATCGGCTACACTGGCGAAATCAGTCAAGAGGAATTAGAAAAAGATACATCCGGTGATTTCAGTGTTGGTGATATTGTAGGCAAAGACGGCTTAGAGAAATATTTAGATCAATACCTCAAAGGTAAAAGTGGAGCGGAACAGGTCGAAGTCAACGTGTTCGGTAAAGAAATTAAAGTCATCGGTAAAATCGAGCCGGTTTCCGGATATAATGTGGTTCTCACCATCGATTCATTTCTCCAGAAGATCGCTTGGGATGCCCTTAAAGACAAAGCTGGTTCAGTCGTTGTCATGGATCCCCGTGACGGTTCTGTCCTTGCACTCGTCAGTTCGCCGTCTTTTGATCCAAACCTCTTCAACGGAGGGATTTCTTTCGATGATTGGGAAGATTTGGCAAATGATCCGTCACATCCCATGGGAAACAGGGCTATCTCCGGTCAATACCCTCCCGGTTCGACATATAAGCTCTTTGTGGCAGCGGCAGCACTTGAAGAAGGATTAATCACCCCTGATACGTCTTTTACTTGCAACGGGTCTTTCGAACTTGGCAACAGAACGTATAGGTGCTGGCAAAAACATGGTCATGGCCGGGTCAATCTTCACCGCGCCATTGTCGAATCCTGTGACGTATATTTCTACAATCTGGGAAAATTGATCGGTGTTGACAAGTTAGCCGAGTATGCCCGCGGATTTGGTTTAGGCCAATTTACAGGAATTGATCTACCCCGGGAAAAAAGCGGCCTTATCCCGACCAAACAGTGGAAGTTATCCAGATTCAAAGAAGCATGGCAAATGGGTGAAACGATTTCGATTGCCATTGGCCAGGGCTTCGATCTTGTTACTCCAATTCAACTGGTGAACGCTTACTCTGCCTTAGCAAATGGGGGAACCGTCTACCGGCCCAGGATTGTCAGACGGATCGAAATGGCAGATGGCCGTGTTTTAAAGACATTCGAACCTGAGCAAAAAGCCAGACTCCCTTTGAGTCAGAAGAACATCGAGATTTTACAGTATGCGCTATGGGGTGTGGTGAATGAAAATGGGGGAACAGGCCACGCATTAATGAGAAAAGAAGCAGATGTGTGCGGAAAAACAGGCACTTCCCAGGTTGTAGGTCTGCCGGATAATGAGAAAGCCCGCAAGAGGAAAATAATCTCCGCTAAATTCAGAGATCACGCTTTATTTGTTTGCTTTGCGCCATACAAAAACCCGGAAATAGCTATCGCAGTAATAGCCGAAAATGCAGGTCATGGGGGATCTGCAGCTGCCCCAATAGCAAGAAAAATCATAGACGCCTACTTCGAACATAAAAATTCAATACATAAAAAAAGTCAGCCGCTTGTGGCAGTCAACCAAAGGTCGCAAGCAGGTGTTTATCGATGA
- the atpF gene encoding F0F1 ATP synthase subunit B codes for MITRFSKKLLKRSYLRFFLLSILPIVLTSAVAYASGGGGEEDTTAMMKDFGWRVLAFVILVAFLYWATAKNIKEFFSERRQNIKATIEEKIAEKEETAKKFREYSAKLDKATEEINNIIDMIKTQGTIEKEKIIEDAKRAAEKMKEDTQARMAQEFKAARNQLRAEAAQLSVEMAEELLKKNIKPEHHEYMVKDYLDKVVKKH; via the coding sequence ATGATAACAAGGTTTTCGAAAAAGCTGTTGAAGCGATCTTATTTACGTTTTTTTCTTTTATCAATCCTGCCGATTGTTCTCACCTCTGCAGTAGCTTATGCATCGGGAGGCGGAGGTGAAGAAGACACCACGGCTATGATGAAGGATTTCGGCTGGAGAGTACTTGCCTTTGTTATCCTGGTTGCATTCCTTTACTGGGCTACTGCAAAAAATATCAAAGAATTTTTCAGCGAAAGGCGTCAAAATATCAAGGCGACCATCGAAGAAAAAATAGCTGAAAAAGAAGAGACAGCAAAAAAATTCAGGGAATACTCTGCAAAGCTGGATAAAGCCACTGAGGAAATAAACAACATCATCGACATGATAAAAACGCAGGGAACGATAGAGAAGGAAAAGATCATCGAAGATGCAAAAAGGGCGGCCGAGAAGATGAAAGAAGATACTCAGGCGAGAATGGCACAGGAATTCAAGGCAGCTAGAAATCAACTCAGGGCAGAAGCCGCTCAGCTTTCCGTGGAGATGGCCGAAGAGCTTCTGAAGAAGAATATAAAGCCGGAACATCACGAATACATGGTGAAAGACTATTTAGATAAGGTGGTGAAAAAACATTGA
- the greA gene encoding transcription elongation factor GreA, which yields MKKMPITKAGFEKLKKELEYIKTASVPGNIRDIETARAHGDISENAEYAAAKERQSFLQGRIQELENNLATSYIVNLDGLTSEKVFFGSTVTLEDINTGTGITYQLVGPFESDINENTISVTSPIGKALIGKSIGDEVSVKTPGGVREFKIVDISVAGKK from the coding sequence ATGAAAAAAATGCCTATTACGAAGGCGGGATTTGAAAAATTAAAGAAGGAACTGGAGTATATAAAAACGGCTTCCGTACCGGGAAATATACGGGATATTGAAACGGCAAGGGCACACGGGGATATAAGCGAGAATGCGGAATATGCTGCCGCCAAGGAAAGGCAATCTTTTTTACAGGGAAGGATTCAGGAACTCGAAAATAATCTTGCCACGTCATATATTGTAAACCTTGATGGTTTAACAAGCGAGAAAGTATTTTTTGGATCAACGGTTACCCTCGAAGATATAAACACGGGAACGGGAATTACCTATCAGCTTGTGGGTCCGTTTGAGTCGGATATAAATGAGAATACAATCTCGGTGACCTCACCCATAGGAAAGGCGTTGATTGGGAAAAGCATTGGTGACGAAGTCAGTGTTAAAACACCGGGAGGCGTGCGGGAATTTAAAATTGTTGACATCAGTGTTGCCGGGAAGAAGTAA